The following proteins are co-located in the Rheinheimera salexigens genome:
- a CDS encoding phosphoenolpyruvate carboxylase: MAQYAALKANVSLLGTKLGDTIRNQLGDAVLQRVEQIRLLSKAARQGNEQQAEQLKQVLTSLSDDELLPVARAFAQFLNLANLAEQHHTISQAGQNTIEKPQPIDELLEKLQQQQVSTEHVIAAVENLSIELVLTAHPTEVSRRTLIHKLSEIAGCLEQLEQQHSAEQQQVIQQRLFELISQAWHTNEIRQQRPTPVDEAKSGFAVIETSLWQAIPEFFTPVR; the protein is encoded by the coding sequence ATGGCACAATATGCAGCATTAAAAGCGAATGTCAGTTTACTCGGCACTAAATTAGGCGACACCATCCGCAACCAATTAGGTGATGCCGTGTTGCAGCGCGTTGAGCAGATCCGTCTATTATCTAAAGCAGCGCGCCAAGGCAATGAGCAGCAAGCTGAGCAATTAAAGCAAGTGCTGACCTCGCTAAGTGACGATGAGTTGTTACCCGTAGCCCGCGCCTTTGCCCAGTTTTTAAATTTAGCAAACCTTGCTGAACAGCATCATACCATTAGTCAAGCTGGCCAAAACACCATCGAAAAGCCGCAGCCGATAGATGAACTACTGGAAAAGTTGCAACAACAGCAAGTATCGACTGAACACGTTATTGCGGCGGTTGAAAATTTATCTATAGAGCTAGTATTAACCGCCCATCCCACTGAAGTGTCACGGCGGACGCTAATTCATAAACTGTCTGAAATAGCCGGCTGTTTAGAACAACTAGAGCAACAACATAGCGCTGAACAACAGCAAGTTATTCAGCAGCGCTTGTTTGAATTAATAAGCCAAGCATGGCACACCAATGAGATTCGGCAGCAACGACCAACACCGGTAGATGAAGCAAAATCTGGGTTTGCGGTAATAGAAACTTCGCTGTGGCAAGCCATTCCCGAATTTTTTACGCCAGTTAGATAG
- a CDS encoding surface lipoprotein assembly modifier has protein sequence MALLTRATTIAATLCLLFSLPSHSSESLQLSAKARAGIAQQSNVNISELEQASGRSDSAVLLEAEVDATWQASTALQFTSGYSVQDTQYQHSADFNTRLHLGYLDASYQLGDSRIGANVYYALAELDSSRFLTLQQASLYSMHGLTPSWYIRPALTAGKKQFSQFSQRDADTLNVSADSFWFFANGQRFIAFGLTYHDEDSLDNAFSYTAPGVKLKLSSSYTLWHLDQQLQFSVKVSQRDYANVADNTVTNTDSDGFSNLNKKPNTTSPSRTDTHTQLAANWQLAINSHFAVITAIEHGDFSSSLDSADYRDTRSSVSLQLSF, from the coding sequence ATGGCCCTATTAACCCGCGCCACTACCATAGCGGCAACACTATGTTTATTATTCAGTTTACCTAGCCACAGCTCCGAGAGTTTGCAACTTAGTGCTAAAGCGCGTGCCGGCATCGCCCAGCAATCAAACGTTAATATCAGTGAGTTGGAACAAGCCAGTGGCCGTAGCGATAGCGCGGTGTTACTTGAAGCAGAGGTAGATGCAACTTGGCAAGCCAGCACAGCGCTACAATTTACTAGCGGTTATAGTGTGCAAGATACCCAATATCAACACAGTGCTGACTTTAATACTCGGTTACATTTAGGTTATTTGGATGCCAGCTACCAATTGGGTGATAGCCGCATAGGGGCTAACGTTTATTATGCGTTAGCAGAATTAGATAGCAGCCGCTTTTTAACCTTGCAGCAAGCAAGCCTATATAGCATGCATGGCCTTACACCAAGCTGGTATATTCGCCCCGCCCTAACGGCAGGTAAAAAACAGTTTAGCCAGTTTAGTCAACGTGATGCAGATACTTTGAATGTTAGCGCTGATTCGTTTTGGTTTTTTGCCAACGGCCAGCGCTTTATTGCCTTTGGTCTGACTTATCATGACGAAGATAGTCTAGACAATGCTTTTAGCTATACTGCCCCTGGGGTTAAATTAAAACTGTCTAGCAGCTACACGCTGTGGCATTTAGATCAGCAGCTACAGTTTTCTGTTAAAGTCAGTCAGCGTGACTATGCCAATGTTGCTGATAATACTGTTACTAATACTGACAGTGATGGTTTTTCTAACTTGAATAAAAAGCCTAACACAACCAGTCCTAGTCGCACCGATACCCATACCCAGTTAGCGGCTAACTGGCAGCTGGCTATAAACTCACATTTCGCTGTTATCACTGCAATTGAACATGGTGACTTTAGCTCCAGCTTAGATAGTGCTGATTACCGCGACACCCGCAGTTCAGTATCATTACAACTGAGCTTTTAA
- a CDS encoding LytR/AlgR family response regulator transcription factor, producing the protein MKLSCLIVDDEPLARAGIRHLLTQQGQFNIAAEADNGNDALRLAELHNPDIIFLDIEMPGLNGINVFKSLTSKPEVIFCTAYADYAVNAFELSATDYLLKPFTTERFQQALFKAYGKIMDKLTNATAAIDQVAANVNFIQRLTIREPGRLRIVDVNDISWIESAGNYIEIHTQPQQKSYLMRETMANIEQKLDPAVFARIHRSSIVRKSDIIELRPGDKGDADVILKSGQQLVMSRRHRHALAEFMGQLN; encoded by the coding sequence ATGAAACTAAGCTGTTTAATAGTGGACGACGAACCTTTAGCCAGGGCTGGCATAAGACACCTTCTGACCCAACAAGGGCAATTTAATATTGCTGCAGAAGCCGATAACGGTAACGACGCATTACGATTAGCCGAGCTACATAACCCAGACATTATTTTTCTCGACATTGAAATGCCGGGACTAAATGGTATTAATGTGTTTAAAAGCTTAACCTCTAAACCGGAAGTTATTTTCTGTACTGCTTATGCAGACTATGCAGTTAATGCCTTTGAGCTTAGTGCTACCGACTATTTACTCAAACCTTTTACCACTGAGCGTTTTCAACAAGCGTTATTTAAAGCTTATGGCAAAATTATGGATAAGCTAACTAACGCAACCGCGGCTATTGATCAGGTTGCAGCTAACGTTAATTTTATTCAGCGCTTAACTATTCGCGAGCCCGGTCGGTTGCGTATTGTGGATGTTAACGATATTAGCTGGATTGAAAGTGCCGGTAATTACATTGAGATCCATACTCAACCGCAACAAAAAAGTTATTTAATGCGCGAGACCATGGCCAATATTGAACAGAAGTTAGACCCAGCTGTATTTGCCCGTATTCATCGTTCATCAATCGTCAGAAAAAGTGACATTATCGAGTTACGACCGGGTGATAAAGGGGATGCCGATGTTATTTTAAAGTCGGGGCAACAATTAGTGATGTCGCGCCGCCATCGCCATGCATTGGCCGAGTTTATGGGCCAATTAAACTAA
- a CDS encoding TonB-dependent receptor plug domain-containing protein, whose translation MQKSSINTAVRIALLAAPLSAIGFSSVAQAEDAAAIKVERIAVTGSRIQRQDMETSSPVTVIDAKAIRMEGYNSVDQLLQAQTSMAGAAVGSTTNNGSDGVAQVDLRGMGASRTLVLLNGRRMVNSGSGADSAVDLNSIPVAMIARVEILKDGASAVYGSDAIAGVVNIITKKDFEGVQIDLNGSGTDKGDGETAELSALYGFSTKTGNYTFGAALSNREGVVQSDRDWTETGSSSFIPTGTLGGKVQNAQGEWVGRSSGYDYTKDSWYQTPSKRYSLFANMTEELGSDLVLTADAIYTKRKSDQQLAPQPGNIMLGVCGEANIDPAKCITLTPAMIAGGIAVDETGRVNYRRRMNDVGARVYEQDTDTLRLSTALAGSLDVSTGLNWDIAYTFGKNKANNSVANSINAVKMANSVYANQDAWFSGDKLTKAIITDVGYLQQEGGGNEQHIVSAGLNGDLFDLSAGAVGFAIGAEYRRDSGFFNPDPIVVAGEGTSAQQDPTDGNYEVISFYQEVSVPFTEKLTGEFALRFDDYSTFGNASTWKMGLTYTATDEIMLRAVAATGFRAPNVSELFGGNTGSYDYLDDPWGNEQDPQILVNYSSDNNLQPEESESFTAGFVYSPAAIDGMSMTIDYWKFNVSNAITRLDAQAGLDGCFAGNTVVCEQFQITAAGDLSSFTNPLTNVGKQHTSGVDFNLAYRFDAIGLTWNINNDLTYLLKFEQDGIDYTNTTDGNFGGYAKVRNNFSLQAGQGDWNITYFNRYIGETDYLAGDAKVDSVLYHNIAANYFITDGLNLTLGVKNFTDEEPSYVANGSDGGTVPQVFDTIGRQIYGGVSYKF comes from the coding sequence ATGCAAAAATCTTCAATAAATACAGCTGTGCGGATAGCTTTGTTAGCCGCGCCACTTAGCGCTATCGGATTCAGTTCAGTTGCTCAAGCTGAAGATGCAGCTGCTATTAAAGTTGAACGTATTGCCGTTACCGGTTCACGTATTCAGCGCCAAGATATGGAAACCTCTTCTCCTGTAACCGTGATCGATGCTAAAGCCATTCGTATGGAAGGTTACAACTCTGTCGATCAGTTATTACAAGCGCAAACTTCAATGGCTGGCGCAGCGGTAGGTTCAACCACAAATAATGGTTCTGACGGTGTTGCGCAAGTTGATTTACGCGGTATGGGCGCATCACGTACGCTAGTTTTATTAAATGGCCGTCGTATGGTCAACTCGGGTTCAGGTGCCGATAGTGCAGTTGATTTAAACTCAATCCCAGTAGCGATGATTGCCCGCGTTGAAATCTTAAAAGATGGTGCATCAGCGGTATATGGCTCTGACGCTATTGCTGGCGTAGTCAATATTATTACCAAGAAAGACTTTGAAGGTGTACAAATTGATTTAAACGGCAGTGGCACAGATAAAGGTGACGGCGAAACGGCTGAGCTAAGTGCTTTATATGGTTTTAGTACAAAAACAGGTAACTATACCTTTGGTGCCGCACTATCTAATCGTGAAGGTGTAGTGCAATCAGACCGTGATTGGACAGAGACAGGTAGTAGCTCATTTATTCCAACCGGTACTTTAGGTGGTAAAGTTCAAAATGCGCAAGGTGAGTGGGTTGGCCGCAGCAGTGGCTATGATTATACTAAAGATAGCTGGTATCAAACCCCAAGTAAGCGTTACAGCTTATTTGCTAATATGACCGAAGAATTAGGTAGCGATTTAGTATTAACGGCAGATGCCATCTATACCAAGCGTAAATCTGATCAGCAGTTAGCGCCGCAACCAGGTAATATTATGTTAGGTGTATGTGGTGAAGCTAATATCGATCCAGCTAAATGCATCACCTTAACGCCAGCCATGATTGCAGGTGGTATAGCCGTAGATGAGACTGGCCGGGTTAACTACCGTCGTCGCATGAATGATGTCGGTGCCCGTGTTTATGAACAGGATACCGATACCTTACGTTTATCTACTGCTTTAGCTGGTAGCTTAGATGTTAGCACCGGTTTAAATTGGGATATCGCTTATACTTTTGGCAAAAACAAAGCTAATAACAGTGTGGCGAACTCTATTAATGCCGTGAAAATGGCTAATTCAGTGTATGCCAACCAAGATGCCTGGTTTAGCGGTGACAAGCTAACTAAAGCCATTATTACTGATGTCGGTTATCTGCAGCAAGAAGGTGGTGGTAATGAGCAACATATTGTATCAGCTGGCTTAAACGGTGATTTATTTGATTTAAGCGCGGGTGCAGTTGGTTTTGCTATTGGTGCTGAATATCGTCGTGATAGCGGCTTCTTTAACCCAGACCCAATTGTTGTCGCTGGTGAAGGCACATCAGCCCAGCAAGATCCTACCGATGGTAACTATGAAGTTATCTCTTTCTACCAAGAAGTAAGCGTTCCGTTTACTGAAAAACTTACTGGTGAATTTGCCTTACGTTTTGACGATTACTCTACTTTTGGTAACGCCAGCACCTGGAAAATGGGTTTAACTTACACAGCAACTGACGAAATTATGTTACGTGCAGTAGCTGCAACGGGTTTCCGTGCACCAAACGTCAGCGAGTTATTCGGTGGTAACACTGGTTCTTATGATTACCTTGATGATCCATGGGGAAATGAGCAAGATCCACAAATCCTAGTTAACTACAGCTCTGACAACAACTTACAGCCTGAAGAGTCTGAATCATTTACGGCCGGTTTTGTTTATTCTCCAGCTGCCATTGATGGCATGTCAATGACAATTGATTACTGGAAATTTAACGTTTCAAATGCGATTACACGTTTAGATGCCCAAGCCGGTTTAGATGGTTGTTTTGCTGGTAATACTGTTGTTTGTGAACAATTTCAAATTACCGCAGCCGGTGATTTATCTAGCTTCACTAACCCGTTAACTAACGTGGGTAAACAGCATACTAGCGGTGTCGATTTCAACTTAGCGTATCGCTTTGACGCCATCGGCTTAACGTGGAATATCAATAACGACTTAACCTACTTATTGAAGTTTGAACAAGACGGAATCGATTACACCAACACCACTGATGGTAACTTCGGTGGTTATGCTAAAGTACGTAACAACTTCAGCCTACAAGCCGGTCAAGGCGATTGGAATATCACTTATTTCAACCGCTATATTGGTGAAACTGATTACTTAGCAGGTGATGCCAAAGTGGATAGCGTGTTGTATCACAACATTGCTGCTAACTACTTTATCACTGATGGCTTAAACCTAACTTTAGGTGTGAAGAACTTTACAGACGAAGAGCCTTCATATGTGGCTAACGGCAGTGACGGCGGTACTGTACCACAAGTGTTTGACACTATTGGTCGCCAAATCTACGGTGGCGTAAGCTACAAATTCTAA
- a CDS encoding VC0807 family protein, with translation MTETRSKKKSGFFSNMLFNIIAPALILSKLSTEDSLGPVWAVVVALAFPLVYGGWELLKSGKVNFFSILGIISVLLTGGISLLQLDPAYIAIKEAMIPALIGVAVLISQYTRYPLVKTLLINPEILDIEKLNSALAQSGKTAEFARTTQRAGFIVAATFFMSAALNYILAKAIVVSLPGTTAYAEELGRMTWLSYPVIALPSMVMLMAAIIYIFRQVGRLTGQSLEEFILN, from the coding sequence ATGACTGAAACACGCAGCAAAAAGAAATCCGGTTTTTTTAGTAATATGCTATTTAACATCATCGCGCCAGCGCTGATATTAAGTAAGTTAAGCACTGAAGATAGCCTAGGCCCCGTTTGGGCTGTGGTCGTCGCGCTGGCTTTTCCATTAGTTTATGGTGGCTGGGAATTATTAAAATCGGGCAAGGTAAATTTTTTCTCGATACTGGGTATCATTAGCGTGTTGCTTACTGGCGGTATTAGTTTATTACAACTTGACCCAGCTTATATTGCGATTAAAGAAGCGATGATCCCAGCATTAATAGGTGTCGCAGTACTCATTAGCCAATATACCCGTTATCCGCTGGTAAAAACGTTATTAATAAACCCAGAAATACTCGATATCGAGAAATTGAACAGCGCCTTAGCTCAAAGCGGGAAAACTGCGGAATTTGCCAGGACGACTCAACGCGCAGGCTTTATTGTTGCCGCCACCTTTTTTATGTCGGCCGCATTAAATTACATCTTAGCTAAAGCTATAGTGGTCAGCTTACCCGGTACCACTGCTTACGCAGAAGAACTAGGCCGTATGACTTGGCTTAGCTACCCGGTAATAGCCTTACCCAGTATGGTGATGTTAATGGCGGCCATAATTTATATTTTCCGCCAAGTTGGCCGTTTAACCGGCCAGTCTTTAGAAGAATTTATTCTGAATTAG
- a CDS encoding RNA polymerase sigma factor, with translation MKTDLKLLLPALRRFAYSLTGTMADADDLLQNTVLRLLNAPAPEGVPLAQWAFKICRNLWIDDYRAQKVRRQATQHVDLQQQNFSDGEQDMLNDIQLGEVNTAMNQLPDEQREVLSLVAVQGLSYAEAASILAIPAGTIMSRLARARTAMVSALQQHRSPA, from the coding sequence ATGAAAACTGACCTAAAGCTACTGCTGCCCGCCTTACGCCGCTTTGCCTATTCGCTTACCGGCACTATGGCAGATGCAGATGATTTACTACAAAATACCGTACTACGATTATTAAATGCCCCGGCACCTGAAGGTGTTCCCTTGGCACAATGGGCATTTAAAATATGCCGTAACTTATGGATAGATGACTATCGGGCGCAAAAAGTACGTCGTCAAGCCACCCAACATGTCGACCTGCAACAACAAAACTTTAGCGATGGTGAGCAAGATATGCTCAATGATATCCAGCTAGGTGAAGTGAATACGGCGATGAATCAGCTACCTGATGAGCAACGTGAAGTGTTGTCCTTGGTTGCCGTACAAGGTTTAAGTTACGCCGAGGCGGCAAGCATTTTAGCTATCCCTGCCGGAACCATTATGAGTCGACTTGCTAGAGCTCGCACAGCCATGGTGAGCGCCTTACAACAACATAGGAGTCCAGCATGA
- a CDS encoding S8 family serine peptidase, which yields MKILAVCCLTLLLMPTVGFSQISLAEPLLQQIPSQVEQQLQQRTSQLQQVAQQQLAQQQLVKQLAEKATLADPLTALPQVLAIVDQQGQSLWTVVEVEQGFRAVEREWLLLLTESEWQGLVQRWPELVRYQQAKSELTALGMLLVKLKVPAELDSSLQLSQQFDATLASYAGRNHIYQPQAAVNTDASAALVTSEALATSAELVKSTELVNSAAMCTLPVRLGMVDTAVALDHPALVQQSQRLKIVQQNFLPQTLNQTYGHGTAVAGLLAAQHADIKPLLPQLTLYSASAFYPANQYQQSATLAHILQGLNWLVSQQVKVINMSLTGPDNPVLAAVIAQLVKTDVILVAAAGNGGPVAAPLYPAAYQDVLAVTALDKWQQLYRWANQGEYIDYAAFGVQVPTLSANGTVAVQSGTSMAAPVLSAAVACLRAAEPTLSLAQIRQRLTAQARDLGEPGHDSQFGNGLIAAPLKQH from the coding sequence ATGAAAATACTCGCCGTTTGTTGCTTAACATTATTGTTAATGCCAACTGTTGGCTTTAGCCAGATCTCGTTAGCCGAGCCGTTATTACAACAGATACCGAGCCAAGTTGAGCAACAGTTGCAGCAAAGAACTAGCCAGTTGCAGCAAGTAGCGCAACAACAACTGGCGCAGCAACAGTTAGTAAAACAACTAGCAGAAAAAGCAACCTTAGCCGACCCCCTGACAGCTTTACCGCAAGTATTAGCAATTGTTGATCAGCAAGGGCAGTCGCTGTGGACAGTGGTTGAGGTTGAGCAGGGCTTTCGCGCAGTTGAGCGCGAATGGTTACTATTGCTAACCGAGTCCGAGTGGCAAGGCTTAGTGCAACGTTGGCCAGAACTAGTGCGTTACCAGCAAGCAAAATCGGAGCTAACGGCACTTGGCATGCTGCTGGTGAAACTAAAAGTCCCTGCAGAATTAGATTCATCGCTTCAGCTGAGCCAGCAATTTGATGCCACTTTGGCCAGCTATGCTGGTCGTAATCATATTTATCAGCCGCAAGCAGCGGTTAATACTGACGCCAGTGCGGCGTTAGTAACCAGTGAGGCGTTAGCAACCAGTGCGGAGTTAGTTAAAAGTACGGAATTAGTAAACAGTGCAGCGATGTGTACCCTGCCGGTAAGATTGGGCATGGTGGATACCGCTGTTGCCTTAGACCATCCGGCTTTGGTGCAGCAGTCACAGCGGCTTAAAATAGTGCAGCAAAATTTTTTACCGCAAACGCTTAATCAAACCTATGGTCATGGTACGGCTGTCGCTGGTTTGCTAGCAGCGCAACACGCTGATATTAAACCATTATTGCCGCAACTAACCCTGTATAGCGCTAGTGCTTTTTATCCGGCTAATCAATATCAACAATCAGCTACCTTAGCCCATATTTTACAAGGCCTAAATTGGCTAGTAAGCCAACAGGTCAAGGTGATTAATATGAGTTTAACCGGGCCAGATAACCCTGTTTTAGCCGCAGTAATAGCGCAATTAGTTAAAACAGACGTGATTTTGGTAGCAGCAGCGGGCAATGGGGGCCCTGTAGCTGCGCCATTATATCCTGCCGCTTACCAAGACGTGTTAGCCGTAACGGCGCTGGATAAGTGGCAGCAGTTATACCGTTGGGCTAATCAAGGCGAATATATAGATTATGCCGCGTTTGGCGTGCAAGTGCCGACATTAAGCGCCAATGGTACGGTTGCTGTGCAAAGCGGTACTTCGATGGCAGCTCCGGTGCTAAGTGCAGCGGTTGCTTGCTTACGTGCGGCCGAGCCAACCTTATCGCTGGCACAAATTCGGCAGCGCCTAACCGCACAGGCTCGGGATTTAGGCGAGCCTGGGCATGATAGTCAGTTTGGTAATGGCCTGATAGCGGCTCCGTTAAAGCAGCATTAA
- a CDS encoding CC0125/CC1285 family lipoprotein produces the protein MNNLSMRGLLSVILIVVLAACSSQPVYREATANGYGYAEQQISNNYYRVSFKARGDNSGEAKAYAMRRAAELTAKQGYDWFVIVDKETVTERDNAPANHASVGYQQGTQRSMRDCSLLGCNSRTVSQPHYEMGINTTTGREQVEAVLEIRMGKGVASDNATTYPAKYE, from the coding sequence ATGAATAATTTATCTATGCGTGGCTTATTATCAGTAATACTCATCGTGGTTTTAGCTGCTTGTAGCAGCCAACCGGTGTATCGGGAAGCAACGGCTAATGGTTATGGTTATGCAGAGCAGCAAATTAGTAATAATTATTATCGGGTTAGCTTTAAAGCCCGCGGCGATAACAGTGGTGAAGCTAAAGCCTATGCCATGCGCCGCGCCGCAGAACTAACCGCTAAGCAAGGTTATGATTGGTTTGTTATTGTTGATAAAGAAACCGTTACTGAGCGTGACAATGCGCCTGCTAATCATGCCAGTGTAGGCTACCAACAGGGCACGCAACGTTCAATGCGTGATTGTTCTTTGTTAGGTTGTAATAGCCGTACTGTCAGTCAGCCACATTATGAAATGGGTATTAATACCACGACTGGTCGAGAGCAAGTTGAAGCGGTGCTAGAAATTCGCATGGGTAAAGGCGTGGCCAGCGATAACGCCACCACCTATCCTGCCAAATATGAATAA
- a CDS encoding anti-sigma factor family protein, whose translation MKASMIISDEMLSGFLDAALSDADMQRVRQQLVENEQLAERLADLALVDSIVQQHYDKINQQPMPEAVLNLLLEQPATTEATTTESAEIIQFPWWRKVQQHLQHHAAAVACIALFAGYGLSQLGSESESITTALNSQIIQVLNSARSGQAYTLNANDSVTPRLSFISQQGSFCRQYGVQSISEQSENIACKEQGQWQLKASLSQPGKQNSGLYQTASGPSALDPILDQLMAGPALSAAAEQQQLTEHKN comes from the coding sequence ATGAAAGCTAGCATGATAATAAGTGACGAAATGCTGTCTGGCTTTTTAGATGCCGCGTTAAGTGATGCCGATATGCAACGGGTTCGGCAGCAACTAGTAGAGAATGAACAATTAGCTGAACGCCTAGCCGACTTAGCCTTAGTAGACAGCATAGTGCAACAACATTACGATAAAATTAATCAACAACCTATGCCTGAAGCTGTGCTTAATTTACTGCTAGAGCAGCCAGCAACTACAGAAGCAACGACAACAGAAAGCGCAGAAATAATTCAATTTCCGTGGTGGCGTAAAGTCCAGCAACATTTGCAACATCATGCTGCTGCCGTAGCCTGTATAGCGCTCTTTGCTGGTTATGGCCTGTCCCAGTTAGGCTCTGAATCTGAGTCCATAACTACCGCTTTGAATAGCCAGATTATTCAGGTATTAAATAGTGCGCGCAGCGGCCAAGCTTATACGTTAAATGCTAATGACAGTGTGACTCCGCGCTTAAGCTTTATCAGCCAACAAGGCAGCTTTTGTCGCCAGTATGGCGTACAAAGCATAAGCGAGCAAAGCGAAAATATTGCCTGTAAAGAACAAGGTCAATGGCAGCTAAAAGCCAGCCTAAGCCAACCGGGCAAGCAAAATAGTGGCTTATACCAAACAGCTAGCGGACCTAGCGCTTTGGATCCTATTTTAGACCAGCTAATGGCCGGCCCAGCGTTATCGGCAGCTGCTGAACAACAACAGTTAACTGAACATAAAAACTAA
- a CDS encoding ion transporter, producing the protein MSSESVLVAPTLGQRLKCFIEAPLVQRILLALILINSVSLGLETMPGLMAVAGPVIQVLDKAILTVFVLEIAIRLYVYRLNFFKDAWSVFDFIVVTIALLPASGPFAVLRALRVLRVLRVLTFVPSMKKIVGALVQSLNGMLSIAMVLSLVYYVAAVMVTKLFGEAFPEWFGGLGASLYTLFQVMTLESWSMGIARPVMEQFPYAWLFFVPFILIATFTMLNLFIAVIVNAVQSMHDEEHKAEHDADVATQQQLLLQMQLLQQELTELRTELKKPNSE; encoded by the coding sequence ATGAGCAGTGAGTCTGTATTAGTCGCACCCACGTTGGGTCAGCGCTTAAAATGTTTTATTGAGGCCCCCCTAGTCCAACGCATTTTATTGGCGCTAATTTTAATTAATTCTGTCTCTTTAGGGCTAGAAACAATGCCAGGGTTGATGGCCGTCGCGGGTCCTGTCATCCAAGTGCTAGATAAAGCTATTTTAACCGTGTTTGTACTGGAAATCGCGATACGGCTGTATGTGTACCGGCTAAACTTTTTTAAAGATGCTTGGAGTGTGTTTGATTTTATTGTGGTGACGATTGCACTGCTACCCGCTAGCGGACCGTTTGCGGTACTGCGTGCTCTGCGGGTGTTGCGGGTATTACGGGTGTTGACCTTTGTACCGTCAATGAAAAAAATTGTTGGTGCCTTGGTACAGTCACTAAACGGTATGCTGTCAATTGCCATGGTGCTGAGCTTAGTGTATTACGTGGCAGCAGTGATGGTGACTAAATTATTCGGCGAGGCTTTTCCCGAATGGTTTGGCGGCTTGGGCGCTTCCTTGTACACCTTGTTTCAGGTGATGACGCTGGAGAGCTGGTCGATGGGAATTGCCCGGCCGGTGATGGAGCAATTCCCTTATGCTTGGCTGTTCTTTGTGCCCTTTATTCTTATTGCTACCTTCACTATGTTAAACCTATTTATTGCGGTGATAGTTAACGCAGTACAAAGCATGCACGATGAAGAGCATAAAGCTGAGCATGACGCTGACGTTGCTACGCAACAGCAGCTATTGTTGCAGATGCAGCTGTTGCAGCAAGAGTTAACTGAATTGCGTACCGAGCTAAAAAAGCCTAATTCAGAATAA